AGCTTATAATAGTCTTCCATTTAATGAACAAGTATTCATTGTGAATGATGGAGTATTTCATAGAGTACCAATAGGTGAAGTAATAGAGAATAGAAATGATCATAATATTATGGCTTTTGCTTTTGATCCAAACAATGGAAAGATAAGCCTTTATCCGATTAGTAAATTATTAAAGCATACGATATCATCAGGTTCTTTTTATAAAATAGAAACAGAATATGGAAGAGAAATAATTGTGACAGGCTCTCATAGCTTATTTGTAGGTGAGCGTGTTCCTTATCCATACTTACGAAGAAAAGAGAATATGAGACCATTTGCATTTAGAGCATCTCTCCTTAAGCCAGGTGATAGAATAGCTTTAGCAAGAAAAATAGAAATGCCATCAAAAGATATTAAAGAAATAGACTTGGGAGAAATTTTTAAAGAAAACCCTGAAGTTTATATAGACAAAAAAGAAATTTGGCTTAAGCATACAGGCAGAAGAGAAGCTCCAAGAATACCTAGAAGAATAGTTTTAGATGAAAATCTTCTTTGGCTTATAGGATTATTTATTGCTGAAGGAGACTATACTATAGATAAAAGAAACAGACTCATGGGAATAAGAATAGTTAGTGACTATAAATCATTGAAAAAAGCTACGAAAATTATAAAGCAGAAATTTAATGAATTACACATCGGTTTATTTAAAGATAAAACACTTTATGTAAGAAGTAGGCTATTAGCACTAGTATTTGAAAGAGCTTTTAAGATCCCTAGGACTGGAAGAGGGAAAAATGCACAAGAAAAGAGAATACCAGAATGGATATTAATGCTTCCAATCGAAAGAGTAAAATTTTTCTTAAAAGGATTTTGGGATGGAGACGGTTATCATACAAATCCAAGGAAAGGTAGAATAATATTTACTACTTCTAGCAAAGGATTAGCAGAAGATATTTCATTTCTCTTGCTTAGGTTTGGAGTGGTAGCCTCAATACAAAAATTGAATATCAAACTAAAGTCAAATTGGAGACAACCATATAGAGTAGAAGCAGCTGGCTTAAATGTAAATAACCCTATAAAATTAGATAAGGTAAAGCAAAATCTTCATGCGCCTACATTTGGAGATATAGTTTTTGCAAAGATTAAAAAGATTGAAGAAATACCAATTACAAAACCTACTACAGTTTATGATTTTTCAATTAAGCCTGAGGGGAAAGAGATAGAAAATTTCTTAGGAGGATATGGTGGAGTATGTTGTCATAATAGTGATCATCAAGTTCTTTTACTCGAGAAATGTGATGAAATAATTAAGAAAAATAATATAAAATTAATAATTATAGATTCTTTAACATCGCATTTTAGAAGTGAATATGTCGGAAGAGAAACATTAGCAATGAGACAACAAAAATTAAATAAGCATTTACATAAATTAGTAAGGCTTGCAAGAGCATTTAATGCAGCCGCAGTAATAACAAATCAAGTAATGGCTAAACCGGATGAATTCTTTTCACCATTTGCAGTATCACCAATAGGAGGGCATATCGTTGGACATACAAGCCATACAAGAATATTTTTAAGAAAATCTGTTGGAAAAAATATCAGAATAGCTAGATTAACTGTAAGTCCATATTTGCCCGAAGGAGAAGCGATATTTAAAATAACTGAAAATGGAATAGAAGATGTAGAAGAAGGAGAATTAAAGAAAAAGTAAATAATGAATACTAACTTTAAATTATAATATTAAATCAGTATTTTAAATTCTAAAAATAATAAAAAAGAAACAAAACTTAACTTTCAAATTAAAAAATAATTTTAAAATTTTTCTATTACTTTCTTCCTTATTACAGTTATTCCATATTTGTCTTTCTTTAATTTATATACATACCCATCTTTTGATAAATATCCTTTATCTCTAAGTTGTTGAATAAAACTTGGTGGAAAATTATGTATATAAGCATATTCCCATCTTCCAAGTTTTTTCCATGGAATTTCTCCAATTTCTTCTTTTACTTTTAATTCAATTTTAGGAAATGTAGATTCTTTACTTAATAATTCATCTATTATTAATAATGCTTCTGATAAATATTTTCTAATTTCTAAAAGTTTTTCTTTTGACAATTTTTTATCTTAAACTCTATTTTCTTTTCCTAATACTTAAGTCTTTATTTATTACATTTCTTATAATTTTCAATAAAATTTTGGATATGAAGAAAGTTTAATAAAATAAAGAAAAATGATATTTTTTATTAATTATTTTCTAAATATTTTAAAAAATAAAATAAACTATAAAGATATTTATATAATTTTCATAAAAATTTAAATAACAGCATGTATATTTTTATTTAGAATGAATAAAACATCTTTTATTCTAAAGATATTCTTAGGAGTTATAATATTTTCCTTTATATTTAATGGGATTGGATTTTGCGTTGTTTCTACAAAAAATAATAACTTAAAAATTGACATAATGATTATAACTCCTCAAGGTGAAAAAATTAAATTAAAATCTATTAATGGAACAATTTATCTTGAAAAAGTCGTTCCTGGAACATATATAGTATATGCTTATTGGCAAAATGTTTTAGTTGGTGTTAAAAGTATTGCTGTTAATAGAGGAAATGTGGTTGAAAATATCGAATTAGCAATTTATGACCTTTTATTGAAAATAATGGATTCGTATAATAAACATCCTCTTTATAATGCAGAAGTTTTTATTAAACATCCAAATGGCTCAATAATAAAAATGAGAAT
The DNA window shown above is from Nitrososphaerota archaeon and carries:
- a CDS encoding LAGLIDADG family homing endonuclease, whose amino-acid sequence is MKEKSISSKERKYVYLEDLPGIGEATAEKLREIGYHTIESLATATVSELAAAGIGDKKAAEIISIAREAIEISFVTAKELSSLKSSIGRITTGSKMLDSLIAGGVETQSITEFYGEFGSGKSQLCHQLAVNVQLPPEKGGLNGAALYIDTENTFRTERIYQMAKHIGLDPDEVASKIIYAEAYNSLPFNEQVFIVNDGVFHRVPIGEVIENRNDHNIMAFAFDPNNGKISLYPISKLLKHTISSGSFYKIETEYGREIIVTGSHSLFVGERVPYPYLRRKENMRPFAFRASLLKPGDRIALARKIEMPSKDIKEIDLGEIFKENPEVYIDKKEIWLKHTGRREAPRIPRRIVLDENLLWLIGLFIAEGDYTIDKRNRLMGIRIVSDYKSLKKATKIIKQKFNELHIGLFKDKTLYVRSRLLALVFERAFKIPRTGRGKNAQEKRIPEWILMLPIERVKFFLKGFWDGDGYHTNPRKGRIIFTTSSKGLAEDISFLLLRFGVVASIQKLNIKLKSNWRQPYRVEAAGLNVNNPIKLDKVKQNLHAPTFGDIVFAKIKKIEEIPITKPTTVYDFSIKPEGKEIENFLGGYGGVCCHNSDHQVLLLEKCDEIIKKNNIKLIIIDSLTSHFRSEYVGRETLAMRQQKLNKHLHKLVRLARAFNAAAVITNQVMAKPDEFFSPFAVSPIGGHIVGHTSHTRIFLRKSVGKNIRIARLTVSPYLPEGEAIFKITENGIEDVEEGELKKK